One region of Pseudoalteromonas galatheae genomic DNA includes:
- the rrtA gene encoding rhombosortase, producing MFELPTNKEYLIGPASLAILSTILMLFGLGPHLDFDRNAIADGELWRILSGQFTHSNWYHLMLNLLGILFIWLLHAEYTRLRKYWLNVFFLGLFTGLMILLFSPNIVVYTGLSGLLHGLIVWGALEDIKRKLTTGYLLFIGVWAKVCWEQYAGASADVAKLIDSRVAIEAHLFGAVGGVVLAVIYLFYKTKKPA from the coding sequence GGCGATATTATCAACAATACTAATGTTGTTCGGGCTTGGCCCACACTTAGATTTTGACAGAAATGCAATTGCTGATGGTGAATTATGGCGTATTTTGAGCGGCCAGTTTACCCATAGTAATTGGTATCACTTGATGCTAAACCTGCTTGGTATCTTATTTATTTGGCTATTACATGCCGAGTATACAAGACTAAGAAAATATTGGCTGAATGTGTTTTTTCTTGGCCTCTTTACCGGGCTCATGATCTTGCTATTTTCCCCAAACATTGTTGTATATACAGGCTTGAGTGGCTTATTACATGGGCTTATCGTATGGGGAGCGCTTGAAGATATTAAGCGCAAGCTAACAACTGGATATCTGTTGTTTATTGGTGTGTGGGCAAAGGTATGTTGGGAGCAATATGCGGGTGCAAGCGCAGATGTAGCCAAACTGATAGACTCGAGAGTCGCCATTGAAGCACATCTATTTGGTGCGGTTGGTGGTGTGGTTTTAGCTGTTATCTATTTATTTTATAAAACAAAAAAGCCAGCTTAA